The DNA region ATATTTCAGGATGCGATCAAGCTTTGGGTCAATATAAGTCGATCCAAAATATAGATCAGGATGATTATAAAAATGCGTTAAGTGGGGATGATCATAGGCACAGTGAAACTTGATTCTCTCTGCAACTTTTTCATCTGCAAGCCCTGTTAAATAATGACTAAATGTATTGCTATACCAATAACAGGCGAGGTCTGAATTAGACGTGAAAATTTTATTATAGTCAACGTAAATCTCATTTCGGGGTGAATATAGAGTCAGGATTTTGTTGAGATTATCGGTTTGGGAGAGGAGAATTTTTAAATAGGTATCTGTATTCTGAAAGCTTGTGATCGCAGCGAGATTAGCAATAATACGATTACAACGAATAAAGGAACGCGAATATTGCTCAGGTAAGACAAATTCACGTTGAGTAAACAGATAAAAAAAGTTATTTAAAAATTGCTCTAAATATACTTTTAAAGCTGTGGGGAGCTGGGTATAAACACGCTGTTCAAAGTAACTAAGAATGTTGAGGTATTGTGTGGCGATCGCCTCAATATCTTTTACTAAAAAAAGTTGTAAGATTTCGGAAGGATTAAAGTCTGGAATATTGGGCTTCTGAAGAGTCGACATAGTGCCATATTAGTCACGGCTGGTGGGATTGAGCCATTCGTTTAACCCTTCACCCATCAATGATAATCCCATTACCATCATTGTCATGGTTAATCCGGGGAAAAGGGCTGTCCACCAAATTCCGGTCGGTAAAGCATCGAGGGCCAAACGTAAATCATGTCCCCATTCTGGTGTGCCATCGGGCAAACCTAAGCCTAAAAATCCCAGACCACCTAAAATCAAAATTGCATCTGCAGAGTTAAGCGTAAAAAGGACTGGGACACTCTGAATTACATTCCGGAAAAGATACTTTGAAAGTATACGACTGGGAGTTGCACCCATTGCCTGGGCAGCTTCGATAAAGAGTTCTGTTTTGGCGCTAGTGGTGCGATTTCTAACGATCCGAAAATATTGGGGCACATAGGAAATACTTAGGGCGATCGCCGCATTAAAAACCCCTTTTCCCACGACAAAAGCCAGCGTTACGGAGAGTAATAGGCCGGGTAATGTGTAAATCGTATCCATGAGGAAGAGCAAAGCGCGATCTACTTTACCGCCGAAATAGCCACTCACCATTCCCAAAGGCACACCGATGATGAGACTAATACTAGTGGCGAGCAGGACAACTTTTAAAGCAGCCTGGGTACCAAATAAAGTCCGAGATAAAACATCATAGCCTTGGCGACTCGTGCCAAACCAATGCTCCCAACTCGGTGGTTCATGGATGGGGAAACTGAGGGAATCGAGGGGATCTTTTAGCCAACCGATATTTTCGAGGAGAGGTGCACCGATGGCGATCGCCACAAATAAACCTGTGATGCCCACCCCAAAAAACGTTAACCAACGCGATAAATTTGCCTCAGGATTTCCCCCCGCCATAGCTGTCTAATCCGAACTTGAAATGTGACGTAGTCAGTATAGCGGTTGATGCCGTGCCCCGATGATCTTTACCAAATATCTAAACCAATCAATAAACTCTCACGATCAGACAAGTCCCCAATAAGTTTGCGCAGTGGTGGAGGTAATTTTTTAATTAAAGTGGGGGTTGCAACAATATGATCAGACTCTGCGAGATCGGGATGTTCATAAATATCGATAACACGAATCTCATGGCGACCCACTAGATATTCATTGCAGATACCTTTGAGTTGCTTAATTGCCGAGCGAGAGTTGCTTGTCCTTCCAGCAACATAGAGATACAACACATAAAAATCCTTTTCATGATGCTCTGATTGCTGAGTAATCCAGTTTGCAGGGGATGAAGGGTGCTTCTTGGAAAAATCAGAAGACATAGAGTTTGGTAGAGACGTTAGGTGGGGAGAAGGTTCGCTGCCTGTTGTCTGAGAATTTGCTTAAGGGCGATCGCCGTCCATTCTATATCCTCTTTTTGAGTTTGGGCACCGCAGGACAAACGAATTCCGGAGAGGGAGGCCGCGTCAGAATAGTCCATTGCCTTCAGAATTGCGCTAGGACTGAGGGTGCCACTATGGCAAGCTGAACCCGCACTAATGCCTATTCCCGCGAGGTTGAGCTGGCGTACAAGACTTTTGCCTGTAAGGCCTCGCAAGGGTGAATCATCACGAATCACAAAACTAATATGATGTGGCAAACGATGGTTGCGATCGCCTGTGGGTTGCAGATGTTTACAATCAGCTAATAGCTCAAAACATAAATCCCGCAATTGCTGTAATCGTATTGATTCTGTGACAAGATTTTCCGTTGCTAACTCTGCGGCTACTCCAAATGCAGCAATGCCCGGAACACCCTGAGTACCTGAACGCAATGTGTTTTCCTGACCACCGCCGAATAGTTGAGGCTGAAGCTGGACGCCATCGCGGATATAGAGTGCCCCAGTTCCCTGTAAACCATAAATTTTATGACTAGACAGGGAGAGTAAATCAACGGGCAACGTTTCCACATCAATTGCCACACGACCCGCAACTTGCACTGCATCAGTATGAAACAGCACATCATGTTTGTGGGCGATCGCCCCTAGCTCTTCAATAGGTTGCAATGTTCCCACTTCACTTTGACCATAAATAATCGAAGCCAAAATGGTATTTGGTTGAATTGCTCGTTCAAACTCTTCTGGATTTACCCGACCAAAATGATCAACAGGTAAACGTGTGATTTGCCAACCTTGCGTTTCGAGATAATCCGCAGCCTTGGCGATCGCCGGATGTTCCACACTCGAAATAATCAAATGCTGAGGTGTTTTAAATTGACTAGTAATGCCAAAAATTGCCAAATTATCTGCTTCCGTGCCGCCAGCAGTAAATATGATGTTGTCAGGATTTGTTCCTCCCACTAGACCTGCCACTTGCATCCGTGCCATCTCAATCAAAGTGGCTGCTCGATTTCCCCAACTATGCAGACTCGATGGATTGCCCCAGTCCGCTGTGCAAACTTCTTGAACCTTCTCCAGCACCAACGGATGAGGCGGTGTTGTCGCACTGTAGTCAAGGTAAATTTGCATGGCACTATCAAAAATTTTCTATGTCTAATGTAGCGATTTTGAAGGAAAGTTCAGATACGCTTTGGCGCGCATGAGTGGAATATCGAAAATTATCCACTAAATTTTAAAGACTTGTCAGGATTAATCGCTTTAACCCAACAAGCCTCTATCAAATCATTTTGTCAACGACGTAGATTAAACTAACTCTCTCACATCACTGACTTCGCCTTTAATCGCTGCAGCGACAACCATTGCAGGGCTCATCAGTAACGTACGACCAGTGGACGATCCTTGACGACCTTTAAAATTACGGTTGGAAGATGATGCACTAATTTGATCCCCCTTCAATTTATCGGGGTTCATCGCAAGGCACATCGAACAACCTGGCTCACGCCATTCAAAGCCTGCTTCAGTAAAAATTTTATCGAGACCTTCAGCTTCGGCCGCAACCTTAACACGTTCAGAACCCGGCACCACAAAGGCTTTAACACCACTTGCCACATGATGACCTTGAGCATATTTTGCCGCTTCTTGAAGATCGCTTAAACGACCGTTGGTGCAGCTCCCGATAAAGCAGACATTAATTTTGGTGCCTTGGAGAGGTTGACCCGGTTCGAGCTGCATATATTTGTAAGCTTCAAGGGCAAGGGCTTGTTCATCAGCGGGCATACTGTCGGTTGTTGGCACAGGTTCATCAACACCAATACCCTGGCCGGGGGTAATCCCCCAAGTCACAGTGGGTGCAATGTCAGCCGCATCAAAAGTGACCACGTCATCATACTCAGCATCAGTATCACTGCGGAGACTATCCCACCAGGCGATCGCCTTATCCCAGTCCCCATCCTTAGGCGCAAAATCACGACCTTTGAGGTAATCATAGGTAATCTGATCAGGATTGACATAGCCGCAGCGCGCACCACCTTCAATCGCCATATTGCAGACTGTCATGCGCTCTTCCATCGACATTTTTTCAAAAGTGCTGCCAGCATATTCGTAGGCATAACCCACACCGCCTTTCACACCCAATGTACGGATGATATGTAAAACCACATCTTTGGCATAAACACCAGGCTGAAGATCGCCATTCACTTCAATTTTACGAACTTTCAGTTTCGCCAACGCAAGGGTTTGAGAGGCTAAGACATCCCGTACATTTGATGTGCCAATACCAAAGGCGATCGCCCCGAATGCACCATGGGTAGATGTATGGGAATCGCCACAAGCAACGGTCATCCCCGGCTGTGTTAAACCCTGTTCCGGCGCAATCACATGGACAATCCCTTGGCTACCAGAACCGACGTTATAGAAACGAATATTATTTTCTTTTGTATTCTGTTCGAGCTCTTGCATCATCGCTTCAGCGAGGGGATCCGCAAAAGGACGCGCTTGATCTTCTGTGGGGACAATGTGATCCACCGTTGCCACTGTCCGCTCGGGATACATCACTTTCAGACCGCGCTCTCTCAGCATGGCAAAGGCTTGGGGGCTGGTTACTTCATGGATCAGATGTAGCCCAATAAACAGTTGAGTTTGACCAGATGGCAAAACTTTAACTGTGTGCAAATCCCAAACTTTATCGAAGAGAGTGCCCTTGCTCATGTGACTGAATGACTGTAATTACTTAATTCACGGTCTTCAATGATACATCCTTTATTCCTCGTCGGAGTTGGTTGTGTGGTATGTGGGCAAGGTAATGGAAAAAGTTGTTCCTTCTTTCGGTTTAGATTTGAAAGAGATATCGCCTTGGTGGGCTTCAATAA from [Leptolyngbya] sp. PCC 7376 includes:
- a CDS encoding ABC transporter permease, producing the protein MAGGNPEANLSRWLTFFGVGITGLFVAIAIGAPLLENIGWLKDPLDSLSFPIHEPPSWEHWFGTSRQGYDVLSRTLFGTQAALKVVLLATSISLIIGVPLGMVSGYFGGKVDRALLFLMDTIYTLPGLLLSVTLAFVVGKGVFNAAIALSISYVPQYFRIVRNRTTSAKTELFIEAAQAMGATPSRILSKYLFRNVIQSVPVLFTLNSADAILILGGLGFLGLGLPDGTPEWGHDLRLALDALPTGIWWTALFPGLTMTMMVMGLSLMGEGLNEWLNPTSRD
- a CDS encoding circadian clock KaiB family protein; the protein is MSSDFSKKHPSSPANWITQQSEHHEKDFYVLYLYVAGRTSNSRSAIKQLKGICNEYLVGRHEIRVIDIYEHPDLAESDHIVATPTLIKKLPPPLRKLIGDLSDRESLLIGLDIW
- a CDS encoding cysteine desulfurase family protein gives rise to the protein MQIYLDYSATTPPHPLVLEKVQEVCTADWGNPSSLHSWGNRAATLIEMARMQVAGLVGGTNPDNIIFTAGGTEADNLAIFGITSQFKTPQHLIISSVEHPAIAKAADYLETQGWQITRLPVDHFGRVNPEEFERAIQPNTILASIIYGQSEVGTLQPIEELGAIAHKHDVLFHTDAVQVAGRVAIDVETLPVDLLSLSSHKIYGLQGTGALYIRDGVQLQPQLFGGGQENTLRSGTQGVPGIAAFGVAAELATENLVTESIRLQQLRDLCFELLADCKHLQPTGDRNHRLPHHISFVIRDDSPLRGLTGKSLVRQLNLAGIGISAGSACHSGTLSPSAILKAMDYSDAASLSGIRLSCGAQTQKEDIEWTAIALKQILRQQAANLLPT
- the leuC gene encoding 3-isopropylmalate dehydratase large subunit, which gives rise to MSKGTLFDKVWDLHTVKVLPSGQTQLFIGLHLIHEVTSPQAFAMLRERGLKVMYPERTVATVDHIVPTEDQARPFADPLAEAMMQELEQNTKENNIRFYNVGSGSQGIVHVIAPEQGLTQPGMTVACGDSHTSTHGAFGAIAFGIGTSNVRDVLASQTLALAKLKVRKIEVNGDLQPGVYAKDVVLHIIRTLGVKGGVGYAYEYAGSTFEKMSMEERMTVCNMAIEGGARCGYVNPDQITYDYLKGRDFAPKDGDWDKAIAWWDSLRSDTDAEYDDVVTFDAADIAPTVTWGITPGQGIGVDEPVPTTDSMPADEQALALEAYKYMQLEPGQPLQGTKINVCFIGSCTNGRLSDLQEAAKYAQGHHVASGVKAFVVPGSERVKVAAEAEGLDKIFTEAGFEWREPGCSMCLAMNPDKLKGDQISASSSNRNFKGRQGSSTGRTLLMSPAMVVAAAIKGEVSDVRELV